TTAGTTTCCATATTTTATGCTGATTTTTTCCCTAGAGCAGGAAAAAGAAATGGTGCATGGATGACATCCTTCAAACCACAATTTATTAAAGATGGCATAAACCAAAGACCACAAATATCTAACGTATGCAACTTTACAAAACCAACTAAAAGCAAACCGTCATTACTAACGTTTAATGAAGTTACTACATTATTTCACGAGTTTGGTCATGGATTACATGGTATGTTAGCCAACACAACTTACCCAAGTTTATCTGGTACAAGTGTGTTTTGGGATTTTGTAGAGCTACCTAGTCAAGTTTTAGAAAACTGGTGTTATGAGAAAGAAGCTTTAGAATTATTTGCTAAACATTACCAAACTGGAGAAATCATTCCAATGGATTTAGTCCAAAAAATTAAAGAAAGTGCCACATTTCAAGAAGGAATGCAAACCCTTAGACAACTAAGTTTTGGTTTATTAGACATGAGTTGGCATGGTATAAACCCAACAGACATTACTAATGTTAAACAACATGAAAACAAAACCTTTAAAGACACAAACCTGTATCCTGATGTTAAACAGAATTGTATGAGTACTGCTTTTGCGCATATTTTTCAAGGTGGTTATTCCTCTGGATATTATAGCTACAAATGGGCAGAAGTCTTAGATGCAGATGCGTTTGACTACTTTAAAGAAAAAGGTATATTTAATAAAGAAGTAGCAACAAAATTTAAAGACAATGTATTATCTCAAGGTGGTACAGATAATCCAATGGTATTATACAAACGTTTTAGAGGTCAAGAACCTAAACCTGAGGCACTATTAAAACGCGCAGGACTAATAAAGTAATTTAGTTATAATAATTTAAAATCTGCCATTCTTGACTACGTTTAAGAATGGCTTTTTTTGTTTAAAAAAATAAACTTTCAATAATTACTGAAAGTTTAAAAATTATTAATATATTTGTAACATGGAATATCAAGAAGCAAAAGATAAATTTATTAGTACTTGGGGAAGTTTAGGTTCACTTTGGGGAATAAACAAAGCTATGGCGCAAATACAAGCGCTTCTTTTTATTTCTACTAAACCATTATCCATGGAAGAGATTATGGAAGATCTTAAAATCTCTAGAGGAAATACTAGCATGAATTTAAGACAATTAATGGATTGGGGAATTGTAACCAAAACATTAGTGGCTGGTGAACGTAAAGAGTTTTTTACTACTGAAAAAGATGTACAAGAATTAGCTAGGATTGTTGCTGTGGAACGTAGCAGAAGAGAAATTAAACCTGTAGTCAAAGTTTTAGATGAAGTTTCAAGTATTAAAGATGATGGCACTGCAAAAACTAAAGAATTAATCAAACAGACAAAAGCACTTCACGAGTTAACAGAAACTATGGACGTGATGATAAATAAATTAGTAAATCAAAAACAAAATTGGATTACTAAATCTTTACTTAAACTATTTAAATAAAAAAATTTACAATTAACTTTCAATAATTTCTGAAAGTTTTATAAAATCAATAATCATGAGAAATATATTCACATTTAACCTAATCACCTATTTATTTGTCCTTTTATTATTCTTAGTAGAAATAGTATATGGCGTACTTGCACAATTAGTTCTAGGTGTAATACAATTAATTATAGCAATATATCTACAAACTATATCATACCAATATTCTAAAACAAACAAAAAACTTTTAAGTTACTATTGGATACAAATAGCTATTTGGCTTATTGCTTTTGTTCTGTTTGCAAACCTATTAACTCTAAAAGATTACAACGCTATTTTTCTATTTATAATCCCAATGTGTATTGGCTTATACTTGGTGTTTGTTAATTACCAGCTATCCAAAGAGTCCTAAGGTTAATTTTAAGATTATGAAAAACGTATATCAAGTCAATTATTGGTCAGTCTTAATAACCATATTACTTAGTTTAACCTTTTGGGGCGGAATAATAGCGTTGCCTATTTTAGGAACTATACAAATAGTAATAAGCCTAATTATAATTAACAAATTTAAAACGCTAACTAAAGCAAACCGAATACTTTTTACTAGCTACACAGTGTTAACAGTGTTTCTGATTATATTTTTTAAACAATTAAAAGGTGAAGAATTAGGTGTTTTATTTATGTGGGCAATAGTGTCCTTATTCCTAGCTTGTTTCCATTTATATATAACCTATAATATCTCAAAATCATGACAATTCAAATTCCAAATTGGTTAATAATTTTAGGAGGCTGTGGCCAAATATTCACTGCTCTGATCTATCCTTATATCCGTCATAACGTTTTTGATTGGTATAATGATGTCAAACAACTAAAACCGTTAAATCAAGAAATTGCTAAAACTTATGGGCGTTATATCCAAGGTTTAAATTTCTCTTTTGGAGTAATAGCAATTCTAATACCTACAGATTTAAAAAACGGAACACACTTAGCAATCGCATTAACAGGACTAATTGCGGCGTATTGGGTTGGTAAAGTAGCAACACAAATTGCTTATTATCCTATGTATGACATTCCGAAAAAAACAATCTTTAAAATTGGAAGTTACTTTATGAACACCCTATTTGTGACATTCGCAATTATATATACTTGGTTATTCATTTTAAATATTTGTAATTAATTAAAACGCAGGACTTATGAAAACAATACTCACAACGCAAGTTGAACAGTCAGAACAAAACAGAATAGAAATGGTTGACTTTTATAACGAAGCAACAGAAGACTATGAGTTTTGGAGTAAAGCTAATATTATTCATTTTGACTATTCCTCACCTTCTAACAAACTATTATAACGGTTC
The genomic region above belongs to Olleya sp. Hel_I_94 and contains:
- a CDS encoding GbsR/MarR family transcriptional regulator, encoding MEYQEAKDKFISTWGSLGSLWGINKAMAQIQALLFISTKPLSMEEIMEDLKISRGNTSMNLRQLMDWGIVTKTLVAGERKEFFTTEKDVQELARIVAVERSRREIKPVVKVLDEVSSIKDDGTAKTKELIKQTKALHELTETMDVMINKLVNQKQNWITKSLLKLFK